In Paramormyrops kingsleyae isolate MSU_618 chromosome 11, PKINGS_0.4, whole genome shotgun sequence, the genomic window GCTGATTTTCTGTCCCTTGCCTTAACTGTAGTAATATCGCTTATATATAAGAAGCAGCTCCTCTTTACCTGCATGGTGTTTGCAAACCTGAAGGGAGCCAATTGGGTCCTTCACCATTTATCTAATATGGGAATTAATACCTCTTTTTAAGTTTTACAATGTTAACTACATGACAGTTGATGGCTATCGGGTAATTTAGTCTCAACTTTAACGGCCAGAGTAACTTACTATCAAGTCAGGACCATAATACCCTGTTTCAGCATAAGGACCAGTCCAAGCACCTTGATTGATTATAATGGAGATAACAAATAACCAAGTATGGAATTGAAATGGAACAGAATATTAATTCCCAGCTTTTAATCTGGTGAAGTTATTACAGAAAGCAATTCTGGCTCATCAAGCATCAGCGAAAAGACAGTGTTACAAAGGTACAGGCAGGGAAGCAGTTTTACTGTCAGGATGGGAAGTTAGAGATTAATGTTAAAATGAAGCATTTCCACTAGGAGCAGATACAATTAAACCCAAGTTGGCTAAGCCCATCCATCTGTCATCCATGGGCATCGTCTAAGTGCCAACTACTGATGGTGAAAATGGAGCGCCGTTTCTTAGGACCTGCATCAAAAATGTTAAGTCTCTGCctttagtgtttttttcctgGATAAAATAACCAAAAAACGTTAAATTCTTAAGAAATCCACACTTCTCACCTCCCTGAAGCAACAAAGTTAATGACAGTTAACTAGCTAGATTATTTCTAGCTAATCATTTCTTGAAGAAAATAGCGTTTTCATAGTCTAAACTTCTTAAAAGTCGTCTGTAATTTGGTTATGGTTACATTGACTTAATTCGTTAATTTGTTCCCCCGTCATTTTCCGAagctttttttgcatttttatggaTAAGCTAACAATATTTTTAAGGATATATAAACTGTGGCTCTTTACACTTAAACTTTACGAAATATCAGTTATTATGCAGGGGGGTCGCTACAGACATTGGGCCCCATTAAAGTACTGTATATCATTTTTTGGCCACCAGACTAATCCAGTTATGATTGAGATGTTTTAGGGCCCCTATCCCTAAGGGCCCTTGGATCATTGGGATCAGGAATTAGTTGATATTTTAGCCTATGGTGAtgttttgatttttcaaaagtGTTCatgtttattataattattatcagGCATCGTCAGCCTGTCCATACACGGACAAACGTGTTTGTGGCGTATATTTTgattgagagaaaaaaacaactcTGGAGCCCGGGCTACATTTCTAAATACCATGTTCATggtaaaaaaatgcattttgatcaaGATGTCGGTCAGGATTCTTCATTGTGTGGAGCCCCGATTATTGTAACTTTAGGTTTTTATAGGGATTGTGCGCCTATGCAGCTCAGCATGCAGCCATCTGTCAGATGCAGAGCTGCATGAATGACTTGACTGTACAGAGTACTGTATCCTGGAATGTGTGCATCAACTTTGTGAAGACAGGTTCCGGTGACACCAGCAGCCCCCACATGAAGCTGAAATGTACTGACATGTCAGTAATCAGTTTGCTGCAAACATAAAACTATTAAAAACCTGCTATATGTGGAAATCTGGCAGTGCACATTTTGTCAATATTTTATGTTCctttttaaatttgtgtttTAATCTGTGGAAGGAAATAAGTGTTTTTGTTCCCTTTTCAATTTTAGGCAGCCAAGgattaaaaaacaaagttttCTGGTATGCTTACCATCCATTAGGTTCAACAATGAATAGCACAGGGAGATTATCTCCTAAATGTCTGTCTGCCAGTTTTTAGTGTTGAATAGTAGCAACACTGACCACCAGCTAGACAGCTGATCCCTCCTCCTTGTCTAAAATGTTTTTCAGGAAGCAATGTCTGTATTTCAACCAGTGTCTCGGCAACAAAGTATCACCTAGGTGGTCCTGCCAATGCAAATGTAATCTTCTGAAGAATAAAACAGGAACCCCAACCCAAATGTAtctaaaatactttttaatctTGCTGAAATTCACAATCATTACaatatgaatttttttttttttcatctttttttcaaACATATTGTACAATCATGTAATGTAAAGTGTTTTACATCAAGGCACAAGACACAGCCAATATCAGAGAGGCCTTGGGGGGGCCGAGCTTTGATGATGTCCCTCGGGGCTCTGCAGCACGTTGCTAAGACaagggggggggtgacatggtAGAGATGTGCTCTATGTCATAGAAGAACTGAAAAACCCGTGCTGcttgcttttattttaaatagatTTGCATGTAAAATTAAAGAGAATTCTCAGTTTAACTACGAATGTACATAAATGAAGTGCTCTATTTTTTCTATGCCTCATTTGCCAAAAGCAAAAATGGAAATAAGTAACACTGAGAGTATGTGGGCTGTTGGTCCTGCAGTGCCAGTGCCATTCTTCTACTGTTAAGGGCTGCTGGAGATGAGGGGGGTGAGGAATGGGATTCATTTCTCAAAAATAAACGTGATGTCATCTTGTTCAGAATGTCAACCTCTGCAAGAAAAAATGAAACCCAGGAAAGTCAGCATGGGGTCTTTCGACCAGATCAGTAAAGCAGAAAGATCAGTGTTAGGCCTCATTTTTCAAACGACATCATTCTcaatatttattcacagacTGTGTCTTGACTGCAGGTATATGGGACAGGTAGTGTGAGCAGTGAGGTTATTCACCGTATCCCTGATAATGACACATCACATTCCCATTAGGCTGCTGCTTCTTCACCGGCCAAACGCCTTGGAGCCCACGTTGGTGGGGACGAAGTTGCTGTTCCCTATGCCCCCAGAGCGGCTGAGGAAGTCAGCCAGGCGGTGAGTGACACACGTCGCTGTGTTACAGGCTCGCTTCTGCGCCGTGATGCTGATTCACGGAGAGGGAGGCATAGAGAGTCACGGATGCTCATAGATTCATGCCACCACATTCAATGCCTCGTACATTACTGCAAAAAGCTGAGAGAAAACATTACTTGCATTTTATACAATGGGTTTTGAAAGTATTAAAGCTGCAAGTCAgtcttcattttaaaattacacatcTTACCTGAATTAGGGTGATGCCTTTGGCAACTAATTCATATCATAACTAATTGAACTACAAGAAGTTACAGCAGTTTTGGGCCAGTAACAACAAAggtcataaaacaaattaaaagctACTATttcatatgcaaattaacagatAATCAAATAAAGGAGGCTAACAGTTTCCTGgtagaaaaataaatttattaaaCAAGAAACATAATCAAGCATGAAAGAagcatttattattgttattgtggaGTAACTGTTATTACTTTGTTGATATTGAGTTTTCATTCAATTCACTAAAAagtgatctttttttttctgctgaagaAGTGTAACAATTCTTATGTTGATTGTCTTAATTATTTTGTAATTCTCTGCCGGAAAAGAGGAATCAAAAGGGAACTGAAAAGGGGATGGCTGGGGGAGACTCAATTGCGGTTTCTCTGAAGGCAATCAAGCAGGTGAGATCCACATGCACCGAGGCAGGACATGGGGAGggaatgggggtggggcagcTGCTCAGATCCTCTCCAGCGGCTCCCCGTAGCTAGTATAGCGGTCGCTCTCGGGGACGCTGCGCTTCTTGCCCGGCGTGCCCGCTCCCACGTTGGTGCGGGGGTACGTCTGCAACTTGTGCAGCTCCTGCGACAGCTTGCCCAGCACACACGTGCTCAGATTGGAACAGCGCTTGGACATGGGTCTGCCCAGGCTGTTGGGAGAGACAACATGcaagagacagacacacagtgaCAACGGCATGCGGGGAGCAGGCTGCCTGCGACTCGGGGTTAATAGTATCGTGCCCATTTCTCACATGCATTTTATCAAAATTAGATGGCTTATCTTGCAATCAGGAAAAGTAATGTGCAAGTTCACCCCCTTCCCAAAACTGTAAACAACAATCATAACCTGAGTTACTATGCTGCCATGCTCTAAAGACCAATCCCATCCTCAGCTACAATGCAACACAACCACAGAACTGCCGCTCTCATGCAATCCGGTCAGCATCGTTTTCTCTCAGCATTCCCATTTGGACTCGTTCAACAGGCAAACAGGCTCATGAGCACCAGCTCAAAAATAAAGGGAGGCATACATGAGTCCATGCAAGAGTGGCTCACGACAGAGAATTTATCACTAAGAATTTCAGTTCCTTCCTTGACCAGATGGCTGGATGGTCTTTTCTCTGTGCACATACCTCTATGCCTTAACCAAACACTTGCAGGATTGACTTGTATTGGAAGCTGGTTTGATACCGCCTCATAAGGTAAAAATTGAGGGTTAAATGGTACACTTCATCACATGAAAATACAAACATAATGCAATTATGACTCTATAATAAATAAACCAAGAAAACATTCAATCCCCTCAAATACTGGTCTGAATGTGTCCCTTCAAATAAGTCTTCTTAACCACCCTGCCGgcaaacacaaaacaagcagATAAAGAGATGTGTACCTATTGCCATCGTTCTCCTGTTGCTCCAGCTCCTCGGCCATCATCTGCACGAATTCTTTGACAATAGCGTTTAGTAATCTCCGCGCTTCATGGTCCGTGAGCGTGACTCGGTCTGTCATTGACTCTAAAGCCGATCTGTGAGCACAAGCACAGGATTGCCTCTGCATTAAATATGGCTCAGCCAGGTGTTTTTCTGCTAGCGCTAAAAGGCTGCAGACCTAAGGGACCCAGGCCAATTTCAAAAACAATCTGCTAAAAGTGTTGTGTTTAAAATGCTGACAGCTAGCCAAGGTAAAATTGATGACAAAATCAATAAAGTAGTTAGAACTGGGGGCCTGCATGGGCTTCTCTTATATACCTTTAACTACACAGAAGCATATTACTCACATTGTTTAATTCTCTTAATGTCACTGCAATTTTCTTTAGACTTAAAAATGGGCACTCTATAAATTGGATTAAATGGGGGAATGGCATTGTATAGCCATTCTCTAATAGCTTGTAAAAACATTCAGagttaattaaaatgcatttgtaaTGGCCTCTTTGGGAGATTGATAATGTCCTGCCTAGTTTTTGGTCTTCCTGGGTTTCTTGTGCCAATAGACCCAGCTCCAAAATACCTTCTTAAACGGGGCTGAATATATCAACCACTCTCTCCTGTTGAGATGCTAACACAAAGATATCCAGCCACAAAAACCACTTTGTCTTCTCAAGAATACACAGACGCTTTATGACTGTTAACAGAAATGTTTTTGTACTTTGTTTTGCTTCGACGAAGGACAGTTACTGACAATAGGTTGGGCACGTATTGCCTCACCTCACCGGTGCAGCCTGTAAGCTGTACATCTGACAAACGACCAGAGCATAAGCTACAAGGAGAGCAGAGATCTTCAGCATAACCATGGTCCCCTACAGCAGAGATGCAGACCAATAAACAACTTCAGCCAGCAATGTGCTAATGCTTTAAAAACATGGACAGTGAAAGCACAATAAGGATGGAAAATTAAGCACAGTTAGCCAGGAAGTTAAAAGTCATACTGCAGCTTCTGATTCATTGCCCTAGATGGCACACAAACACTAAAGTTCtacaatttttacatttttctagTACAGTAAATTTCTCCCTTTGTCCTTTGCCAGTTTCAAAGATCTTCAAGTCAAGTTAAAAATGTATCTTCAAGCACCAAGCCAAAATAACGCactttaaatttacacaagaaAAAAAGACTTTTGTAGGATCATCAATAGTGCACTTGGTATTGGGTTCTGAATACATTAGTGTATTGAATTACTGCCTAGGATTGCTGCACACTTTATATGCATCTGATAACAATATATCCCAGCTACAATTATTACTAGCTACTAGGGATACTACAGAGTCAGTTTTCCAAAGCAATCCCAGGTAGAAAATTTGCATGAAATATATTACTCAAATATACCTTCTACAGATTTATGCATAGAGTATGCACTGCCCTGGCAACCCGACAATGTTAAAAAGATATACTTACTTTGAGTGTCAGATCTTTCTGCAAACAAAATTCTGAAAGTTGGACTTTTTTGAACTTCTTTGAGGCCAACTCTTGAATCTGTTGTATGCTGCTACAATGCACAACCCTATATATCTACCACAAGGGTTTCTGTGTTGACTGTGTAGGTGTTTAATTGTCTCCATTCAGCCAACCACGGGACTTGGCTGCGTTTGCCAACCAATCAGTGATCTTCCCTTAGTTCTGGCACACTAATAAGGTACATGACACTCTAATTACGTCATACTGAAGTCACTAAGTGCTCCATTCACAAAATCCACTAGCAAATTGAATCATTTGATATCTAAATTTACATTCAGGTCATTAATTTAACTGCAGAAAATCAAATGAATGGTCACGGAAATCATCTGCaccaataaatattttataagcTTCCAAATACGTGACATCGCCTTCCCCGATATTTTTCAAATGCCAAATCAATAAGCTTAATATACAGATTTAGCTGGTAGAGCCATCTTCTGTCAAACAGTGAACAGTGCatacagcatttttttctgattaTCTGCTGCAGCGATACGCATTAATTTAATGTATATAAATTATGGTATATATTCTGGTACGATTTACACAAGTAAAACACGAATCTCattatatagaaaaataaatacttaCTTAACTGTCTTCCCcaaaatttgatttggattcaTTGATCCCCCAAAAAGAGACCATGGCATTTAAATCATAaagtccccccacccccggccaaCATCAATCtctttttgttttctgaatTAGGGTAAACTGGGGTACTGTAAAAGTTTTGGTCATAATACATTCAGTGTTATCTAATATCCAGTGTCCAAGGAGACAAAAGTACAGACctattaaaacatttttcattcaGAATCAATTAAATTTAAAAGGAGGGACCGAAATGTGTGGTTATATGAACTTTGTTTATAAAGCTATAAATACAGATATAGCATTATTTTAAGTATATAGTACAGTAAGGTACCATAAGACCAAAGTCTTAAAATCGTTTTCTTCCatatcacattaataaaattatgtGGGCTATATGCGACTTCATCATCAGCAAAGTAATGGTAAAATAATAGTATTGTTTTCATTTGCTATTACTTCCTGTTGTTTCGATTTAAAATGATGGTTTCCTCAATAGTCCCTATTAACAGCTCGGTTAGGgttttttgaagtttttttccGAATCAATTATGGCGGTGTTCACCACGTGGCATCATCTAAAGCTCCTTACTATTCATTATTGTACGGAACTGCATAAAGTACTTGCAAAGCGAAAGGCTCCGTTCGCGTCACGAAGGAGCCCCATTAGCTGGGATGAGCCTTTTAATGCTATTGAAGAGAGCGCCGCGCAAATGACAGAATCAGTAAATCACAGCGATTGGACAGAGCTCAGTTCCCAGCCCTGGCAAAGCTGCGGAGGTGCAGACCAGGCAGCTGCAACACTGCTAACGTGCGCCGGGCAAGTTTTCTCTCCCAAAGCTAAAACTTCTTAGTCGATGCAGTAACCTTTTAAGCTTGTTCTTGTTTCACCGCCGGGTGGTTCGCCAACCAAAGGTTGAATTACTGCTTATCCTGTGCAATGTTGCAAAATTGAGAATagaataaatattaaagaaaCAATCGACTAATATGGAATTGGCGTGATCGTTCACCTTTGTTACTAATGCATTTAGTGGAACAATAATCGGTTATAGTTTACGTAAAATTTGTCACAATATGCAACAAGCACGTGATCTTAACTAAAATTTGCTATAtgaaaaagcatttttaaaaatccttgCATTCTCTTTCTTAAATTAAAACAGGTCCAATAGGCTACCTGCATAATTTCCCGATTGAGTATGTTGTCGAGTGAGCTATTTCACCAGCACAAGTAGATAACCAAGGAAGGAATAGCATCAACTCAAACTACAATTATTTATTTGGTTACCAGCTTCCATGACGACCTAGGGATCTATTTGACTGCTTACAAAATAGCAGTTAAAGAGCAAACAATGACTGTCAGGCAACATCACCAGACAATAACTCCACTCTAATAGTTTAATCAAAGTACACTATTGTGGAAAGGAAGCCTACTAAATCACAAATCAATTAATTTGTATACAGATGCTCTTACATTGTGTGTTCTCCATTAGTCCGTCAAAGGGAGTGTTTGCGCACCTGGGGGATGTGTGCGCTGAGCGCCTAGGGAGCGTCTCAAAAGAGGCCACTGCCTGGGAGATGGAAAATGGATGTCACCTATATCCACTGACAAAATGTAGCATCACCTTTAGTGGAAGCAGGGAATGTTCATGTTGTGCAACAAATCATCAAGGAAATGATATTTAATTTTCCGGTGTTGCACATTGCTCAGTCCTCTTTTGAAGGAGAGAACTTTGTCAGCCCATCTTCAACCTGTGTTCTTTGTGAcatagtttgtcatggtttacTGGATCTCAGTTAGGAAAACATACCTCCATAttgttgtatttatttgtttattatttactttAGCATCTGAGCATGCCAGAAAAAGAAGACATTCGCTATAATGGAGCTTTTTAGCACACTATTAGAATacactaaaaaaaaattccgaactgcttatccttctgggtcacggggggtctggagcctatatGAAGCTAcaggcatgaggcagggaacaacccaggatggggggccagcccatcacagggcacacacacaccattcacgcacacatgcacaactatgggcaatttagcaactccaattagcctcagcatgtctttggactgtggggggaatccggagtacctggaggaaaccccatgatgacacgggaagaacatgcaaactccacacacatgtaacccaggcagagactccaaccctggtcccagaggtgtgaggcaacagtgctaaccactgcaccaccatgccgcccccacACTAAACATTCactaaataatttaaatttgttTAAGAATTGCTAATTAAATTG contains:
- the LOC111840543 gene encoding calcitonin gene-related peptide 1-like isoform X1, producing MVMLKISALLVAYALVVCQMYSLQAAPVRSALESMTDRVTLTDHEARRLLNAIVKEFVQMMAEELEQQENDGNSITAQKRACNTATCVTHRLADFLSRSGGIGNSNFVPTNVGSKAFGR
- the LOC111840543 gene encoding calcitonin-1-like isoform X3, which produces MVMLKISALLVAYALVVCQMYSLQAAPVRSALESMTDRVTLTDHEARRLLNAIVKEFVQMMAEELEQQENDGNSLGRPMSKRCSNLSTCVLGKLSQELHKLQTYPRTNVGAGTPGKKRSVPESDRYTSYGEPLERI
- the LOC111840543 gene encoding calcitonin-1-like isoform X2; the protein is MTDRVTLTDHEARRLLNAIVKEFVQMMAEELEQQENDGNSLGRPMSKRCSNLSTCVLGKLSQELHKLQTYPRTNVGAGTPGKKRSVPESDRYTSYGEPLERI